One Spinacia oleracea cultivar Varoflay chromosome 4, BTI_SOV_V1, whole genome shotgun sequence DNA segment encodes these proteins:
- the LOC110796703 gene encoding protein LUTEIN DEFICIENT 5, chloroplastic codes for MAAHVSALQPLSLSSHPLNLQLKLLRVNSLKFPNPSFSSSRSLHGGCKWSLITCSSSNGSRPGPIDDGVKSIEELVEEKRRAELAARIASGEFTVKQSSFSMKLRINLSKLGLPSNILDFVIKPFEDYEKFSQIPEAKGDIAAIQSDAFFLPLYELYLTYGGIFRLNFGPKSFLIVSDPAIVKHILKDNSKAYSKGILAEILDFVMGKGLIPADGEIWRVRRRAIVPSLHMKFVTAMIDLFSQATDRLCKKLDTAALTGEAVEMESLFSRLTLDIIGKAVFNYDFDSLTNDTGIIEAVYVVLREAETRSTAPIPVWEIPIWKDVSPRLKKVNAALKLINKTLDDLIAICKRLVDEEELQFHEEYMNEQDPSILHFLLASGDDVSSKQLRDDLMTLLIAGHETSAAVLTWTFYLLSQDPGVMAKLQNEVDTVLGDRIPTIDDLKNLKYASRVINESLRLYPQPPVLIRRSIKEDMLGPYPIKKDEDIFISVWNLHRSPTLWEDVDKFNPERWPLDGPGPNETNQNFRYLPFGGGPRKCIGDMFASYENVIALTTLVRRFDFELAPDAPPVKMTTGATIHTTNGLMMRVRHRTTYPIKPTIPVVETASPASIIEAAI; via the exons ATGGCTGCCCACGTATCAGCTCTCcaacctctttctctctcatctcatCCCCTCAATCTTCAACTCAAGCTTCTTCGCGTCAATTCTCTCAAATTCCCAAACCCATCTTTTTCATCTTCTCGATCATTACATG GTGGATGTAAATGGAGCTTAATTACTTGTTCTTCCTCAAATGGGTCGAGACCCGGCCCGATTGATGATGGGGTGAAGAGCATTGAAGAGCTTGTGGAGGAGAAAAGGCGCGCAGAATTGGCTGCTCGGATTGCTTCTGGGGAATTCACTGTTAAGCAGTCTAG TTTTTctatgaaattgaggatcaatCTGTCAAAATTAGGACTTCCTTCAAATATTCTGGATTTTGTGATCAAACCTTTCGAAGATTATGAAAAGTTTTCTCAAATTCCTGAGGCTAAAGGAGATATAGCAGCTATTCAAAGTGATGCCTTCTTTTTGCCTTTGTACGAGCTCTACCTCACTTATGGTGGAATATTCAGGCTGAACTTTGGGCCAAAG TCGTTTCTTATTGTTTCTGATCCTGCCATTGTTAAGCATATCTTAAAGGACAACTCTAAGGCTTACTCTAAG GGTATCTTGGCAGAAATTCTAGATTTTGTGATGGGAAAGGGACTCATCCCTGCTGATGGGGAGATATGGCGTGTCCGGAGACGGGCTATAGTTCCTTCATTACATATGAAG TTTGTGACAGCCATGATCGACCTCTTTAGCCAAGCTACAGATAGACTTTGCAAGAAGCTAGACACTGCTGCTTTAACTGGAGAAGCAGTGGAAATGGAATCACTTTTTTCACGTCTAACACTGGATATTATTGGAAAAGCAGTATTTAATTATGATTTTGATTCTTTGACAAACGATACTGGAATTATTGAG GCAGTTTATGTTGTTTTGAGAGAGGCAGAGACCAGAAGTACTGCACCAATCCCTGTGTGGGAGATTCCCATATGGAAGGATGTGTCCCCTAGATTGAAAAAGGTGAATGCGGCACTCAAGTTGATAAACAAAACACTAGATGATCTGATTGCAATCTGCAAG AGGTTAGTAGATGAAGAAGAACTTCAATTCCATGAGGAGTATATGAATGAACAAGACCCTAGTATTCTCCATTTTCTTTTGGCATCAGGAGATGAT GTTTCCAGCAAGCAACTTCGTGATGATTTAATGACTCTCCTAATTGCTGGGCATGAAACATCAGCAGCAGTACTAACATGGACTTTCTATCTCCTGTCTCAG GACCCGGGAGTTATGGCAAAGCTTCAAAATGAG GTGGATACGGTGTTGGGAGATAGAATTCCAACAATTGACGACTTGAAGAACCTAAAATACGCAAGTCGAGTGATAAATGAA TCTTTGAGGCTTTACCCGCAACCACCTGTCTTAATTCGCCGATCTATTAAAGAGGACATGCTTGGACCATATCCAATCAAAAA AGATGAGGATATTTTCATATCCGTTTGGAACTTGCATCGTAGCCCAACTCTCTGGGAGGATGTAGACAAATTCAATCCCGAAAGGTGGCCGTTGGATGGGCCTGGACCAAACGAGACTAACCAAAACTTCAG ATACCTGCCATTCGGTGGAGGTCCACGGAAGTGTATAGGGGATATGTTTGCTTCCTACGAG AACGTAATAGCATTAACAACACTTGTTCGACGATTTGACTTTGAGCTGGCACCTGACGCTCCTCCT GTGAAGATGACCACAGGCGCAACCATCCACACAACAAATGGGCTTATGATGAGGGTTAGGCATAGAACAACATACCCTATTAAACCCACAATCCCTGTTGTGGAGACTGCTTCTCCTGCAAGTATTATTGAAGCTGCTATATGA